The Blastopirellula marina genomic sequence TTCGTCCAGGTTCATCAGCACATCGCGTTGTCCGTACAGAATGACCGTATCGCCTGCTTGCAGCCTCGTATGACCGCGGGGGATGCCAATGTAGTCGGCACCGGGGCGTTCAATTCCCAGGACCAGCACCCCTTCTTCTGAAAGACGCAGGCCGGCCAGGTCGCGTTCGACGAGCCAGTCGGTTTCTTCCACGACCATCTCGATCACCATGAACCCGTGCCCCAGGTGAAGCAAGCTCTGGTAGTCGGCCACTTCCAAATCGGTCCACCGCCGCAGCGCCCACTCGACCAGGTTATTCAAGCGATGATCGACCCACTGGCTACGGCTGACGAACCACAGAATCATCAGCCCGAGACCCAGGATGCCGAAGTTCACCCATACGTTCACCGTGTTTTCGTCGCGGGTATTGATGAACGAAAGCATCAGCGAGCTCATCGCGGTGACAATCCCGGCGTTCCCCAATAGCATCAGCATCATGATGATCTTTCGCCGGACCGGGTGCTGCGTCACCTTGTCCGATTCCGAGGTGGTGAAGCCTGCCCCGGTAAATGCCGATCGCGCTTGAAACTGAGCCAACTGGTGCGAGATCCCCGTCAGCACCAATGCCATGGTCGCAATGCGAACGACCATCAGCGACATGAGAATGACCATAAATAGAGAGAAGATGGGTATTAACGACGCCATGAGACCGCAAGTTTCCCCGGAAAGCGTTTGGATTAGGTTATCGAATCTATGATAACCCAGTCGTGCAAGTCACGCGCCGAAGTTCTACCACAACAATATTTACGCCCACCGGACGAAACACTGGGTAGAATGCCGTATCGGACCTCGATCCACAATTAAGCTCCCCATGTTCGACCAAGACGACTACCAGGAACACGACGCCGCCTATGACTTGGGCCGCTATCTGTACACCGTCTTGTATGCGTTTGTCGCCGGGCACTTCCTCACACCCCACACGCTCGGCCAACAGATCGCCCGCCTGACGGCGATACCATCGATGGTGCTGGGCCTGGCTGCGATAGGCTTGCTGTTTTGGTTTCCACCATCCTTCGCCCTGCAAGGCGTTGCTTGCGTGGGAGGACTACTCTGGTTTTGCTACACGACCTGGGCCGCCTACGTCGTCGAGCAGGCGTACGTGAAAGATCTGGAAAAAGCCCAACACGAAGAGTGGTAGCCACGCCAAAGAAGAGGTGTCTTGAACCAATGCTCAAGAGGTCGCGCCGTAGGCAATTCCGTTGACGTGCTCGGGGGCGCGGAACAACTCTTGCCAGTGGATGGCATCTTCTGAGATCAACACGCGTCCCTTCCA encodes the following:
- a CDS encoding TrkA C-terminal domain-containing protein, which codes for MASLIPIFSLFMVILMSLMVVRIATMALVLTGISHQLAQFQARSAFTGAGFTTSESDKVTQHPVRRKIIMMLMLLGNAGIVTAMSSLMLSFINTRDENTVNVWVNFGILGLGLMILWFVSRSQWVDHRLNNLVEWALRRWTDLEVADYQSLLHLGHGFMVIEMVVEETDWLVERDLAGLRLSEEGVLVLGIERPGADYIGIPRGHTRLQAGDTVILYGQRDVLMNLDERRAGSRGNWDHHKAVDKTLQAQREQAELEQGSEKLEK